In the genome of Myroides phaeus, one region contains:
- a CDS encoding SusC/RagA family TonB-linked outer membrane protein, translated as MRKFLLHFFLMFMTLTISGSVYAQNKEIKGKVVAADDGMSLPGATVFIKGTKEGVQTDLDGNYSIKVKSNETVLVFEFMGFNTVEKKVGAQSIVNVSLAEATEMIDEVVITTGYEKLSKRTFTGAVSTISEKELKVDGVADVSRMIEGKAAGVSVQNVTGTFGSAPKITVRGSSSILGDTKPLWVIDGVVQEDIVNVSFQDLASGNSETLLSSAIAGLNSNDVVSIEILKDASATSIYGSRAMNGVVVITTKSGIKDSPMRINYTMENAIRTVPSYAQYDILNSQENMSILQEMSGKGLLEYPDVVQNRYGGVYNLLARSMGQVNPDGSFVVSNFNSDKNKFLQPYEMANTNWFKELFRPSITQNHTLSFSGGGKNNAYFTSIGYYTDPGWTIADQVRRLTINTKNTFFVTDKFNLSFGVNFSNRDQKAPGSYSSKTDVVNGGTSRDFDINPFSYALNTSRTLRAYDGSGNYEYYRMNWAPFNVLNELENNEIDMNVKDIKAQIDAEYKILPKLTYNGSASVRYAMSKRDHNIYEGSNVVGAYNANETTIVNKQNIFLYQDPNDPDGIKVPVLPEGGIRYRHNNNLLAYNVRNSISYKDVFADKHELEAFVGTEMRSVDRNYDYLSAFGLQFNKGYVPYTDPRLLEKIISDGGTYYEFDEERERTVGFFGKASYIYDNRYILSLTGRYDGSNRQGDSNASRWLPTWTVSGKWNAKQEKFLLDNETISNLSFRGSYGLTATAGPATNSLAIYKSMITDRQFTGEREPGLEIEDLQNGDLTWEKQHELNVGFDLGLWNNRVQLVVDAYQRKAFDLIDVVTTSGIGGQRSKLGNNADMTTKGIEVALTTRNISTPDFNWTTTINASYYDQEITRLQNISRVIDLVGPTGGNVVGRARNSIYSYQFTGLNGEGLPTFVLADGVTNNVFGANFQDRTDITGYLKYEGSVEPNKSLGITNTFSYKNWSLNVFIVASGGNKIRLNPDFKGNYTDLDVFTKSFQNRWINPGDEHITDIPTIASAWQIANYGSSNISKAYNTYNYSDARIVDGGFVRLKDVSLSYEFPDLLKKQLKLSNFSVRATASNPWLIYADKKLNGQDPEFFRSGGVAMPVTTQYTLTLNVGF; from the coding sequence ATGAGGAAATTTCTACTTCATTTCTTTTTGATGTTTATGACGCTTACTATAAGTGGTAGCGTATATGCTCAAAATAAAGAAATTAAAGGTAAAGTTGTAGCTGCAGATGACGGTATGTCATTACCAGGTGCGACTGTGTTTATTAAAGGCACAAAAGAAGGAGTTCAAACTGATTTAGACGGTAATTACTCTATTAAAGTTAAGAGTAATGAAACTGTATTAGTTTTTGAATTCATGGGATTCAACACTGTTGAAAAAAAGGTAGGAGCGCAATCTATTGTTAACGTATCTTTAGCTGAGGCTACAGAAATGATTGATGAAGTTGTTATTACTACAGGTTATGAAAAGCTTTCTAAAAGAACTTTCACAGGAGCGGTAAGTACTATTTCTGAAAAAGAATTGAAAGTAGATGGTGTAGCTGACGTAAGTAGAATGATTGAAGGTAAAGCTGCAGGGGTTTCAGTACAAAACGTTACTGGTACTTTTGGTTCTGCTCCTAAAATCACTGTTCGTGGTTCATCATCAATTCTTGGAGACACTAAACCATTATGGGTTATTGATGGTGTTGTTCAAGAGGATATCGTAAACGTTTCTTTCCAAGACTTAGCTTCTGGAAACTCTGAAACTTTATTAAGTTCTGCTATTGCAGGATTGAACAGTAATGATGTTGTTAGTATCGAAATCTTAAAAGATGCTTCTGCTACTTCTATCTACGGTTCTCGTGCAATGAATGGTGTTGTTGTTATTACAACTAAATCTGGTATCAAAGATTCTCCAATGAGAATTAACTATACTATGGAAAATGCTATTCGTACTGTGCCAAGTTATGCACAATATGATATTTTAAACTCTCAAGAAAATATGTCTATTTTACAAGAGATGTCAGGAAAAGGATTGTTAGAGTATCCTGATGTTGTTCAAAATAGATATGGTGGAGTTTACAACTTATTAGCTCGTTCTATGGGACAAGTTAATCCTGATGGATCATTTGTTGTAAGTAACTTTAATTCTGATAAAAATAAGTTTTTACAGCCGTATGAAATGGCTAATACAAACTGGTTCAAAGAGTTATTTAGACCAAGTATTACTCAAAACCATACTTTAAGCTTCTCTGGAGGTGGTAAAAACAATGCATACTTTACATCTATTGGATACTACACTGATCCAGGATGGACTATTGCTGACCAAGTACGTAGATTAACTATTAATACAAAAAATACTTTCTTCGTTACAGATAAATTTAATTTATCATTTGGTGTTAACTTCTCTAACCGTGATCAAAAAGCGCCAGGAAGTTACAGTAGTAAAACTGACGTAGTTAATGGTGGTACTTCAAGAGACTTTGATATCAACCCATTTAGCTATGCTTTAAATACATCAAGAACTTTACGTGCTTATGATGGAAGTGGTAACTACGAGTATTACCGTATGAACTGGGCTCCTTTTAACGTATTGAATGAGTTAGAAAATAACGAAATCGATATGAACGTTAAAGATATTAAAGCTCAAATTGATGCTGAATATAAAATTTTACCTAAGTTAACTTATAATGGTAGTGCGTCTGTACGTTATGCAATGTCAAAACGTGACCACAATATTTATGAAGGATCTAACGTGGTTGGTGCTTATAATGCAAACGAAACAACTATCGTTAACAAACAAAATATTTTCTTATATCAAGATCCAAACGATCCTGATGGAATTAAAGTTCCTGTTTTACCAGAAGGTGGTATCAGATACCGTCACAACAATAACTTATTAGCTTATAACGTAAGAAACAGTATTAGCTATAAAGATGTTTTCGCTGATAAACACGAATTAGAAGCATTTGTTGGTACTGAAATGCGTTCAGTAGATAGAAATTATGACTATTTAAGTGCTTTCGGATTACAATTTAATAAAGGATATGTTCCTTATACTGACCCTCGTCTATTAGAAAAAATTATTTCTGATGGTGGAACTTATTATGAGTTTGATGAAGAGCGTGAAAGAACTGTAGGTTTCTTTGGTAAAGCTTCTTATATCTATGATAACAGATATATCTTGTCTTTAACTGGACGTTATGATGGTTCTAACAGACAAGGAGATAGTAATGCTTCTCGTTGGTTACCAACTTGGACTGTTTCTGGAAAATGGAATGCTAAACAAGAGAAATTCTTATTGGATAATGAAACAATCAGTAACTTAAGCTTCAGAGGTTCTTACGGATTAACTGCTACTGCAGGTCCTGCTACTAACTCTTTAGCTATTTACAAAAGTATGATTACTGATAGACAATTTACTGGAGAAAGAGAGCCAGGATTAGAAATCGAAGATTTACAAAACGGTGATTTAACTTGGGAAAAACAACACGAATTAAACGTTGGATTTGACTTAGGTTTATGGAATAATAGAGTTCAATTAGTAGTTGATGCTTATCAAAGAAAAGCGTTTGACTTAATTGATGTTGTAACAACAAGTGGTATTGGTGGACAAAGATCTAAATTAGGTAATAATGCAGATATGACTACTAAAGGTATTGAGGTAGCTTTAACTACAAGAAATATTAGTACTCCTGATTTTAACTGGACTACTACTATTAATGCTTCTTACTACGATCAAGAAATTACAAGACTTCAGAATATTTCGAGAGTTATTGATTTAGTTGGTCCTACAGGAGGTAATGTAGTTGGAAGAGCAAGAAACAGTATTTATTCTTACCAATTTACAGGATTAAACGGAGAAGGTCTTCCTACTTTCGTTTTAGCTGATGGTGTTACTAATAACGTGTTTGGAGCTAACTTCCAAGATAGAACTGACATCACAGGATATTTAAAATATGAAGGATCTGTTGAGCCTAACAAATCTTTAGGTATTACAAATACTTTTAGTTACAAAAACTGGTCATTAAATGTTTTCATTGTGGCTTCAGGTGGTAACAAAATTAGATTAAACCCAGATTTCAAAGGAAATTATACAGACTTAGATGTATTCACTAAATCTTTCCAAAATAGATGGATTAATCCTGGTGATGAGCACATAACTGATATTCCTACTATTGCTTCTGCTTGGCAGATTGCTAACTACGGTAGCTCAAATATTAGTAAAGCTTATAATACGTATAACTATTCTGATGCACGTATTGTTGATGGTGGTTTCGTAAGATTAAAAGATGTTTCTTTAAGCTACGAGTTCCCTGATTTGTTAAAGAAACAATTGAAATTATCTAATTTCTCAGTTAGAGCTACAGCAAGTAACCCTTGGTTGATTTATGCTGACAAGAAATTAAATGGACAAGATCCTGAGTTCTTTAGAAGTGGTGGTGTTGCAATGCCAGTAACTACGCAATACACTTTAACTTTAAATGTAGGATTCTAA
- a CDS encoding RagB/SusD family nutrient uptake outer membrane protein, with the protein MKRVKILIASLILAASFTSCSDFLSEIPDNRTQLDSSVKIGELLVTAYPQYGYPSFTELMSDNVWDCGDETMTIDYHLSEFKWELEERISQDSPSAYWDGCYKAIAAANEALDAIDKLGNDDGKLNALRGEALMARAYAHHMLVQLWSKAYNPATAASDVGIPYVNKPERKLIQEYSRGTVQEVYANIEKDLLEGLPLLTDNYKQPKFHFNRTAGHAFASRFYLTMGNFEKVLEHSEYLAANPSAFIRDYAEFNAINLNAKFQQYSRPSVRTNLLLTTAVSSYNRYNRYSRFWLTGADEGIIMGATIQSQGIINSKNPWNKWWLYDSGSFNGQKTMVYPKLGEYFRLDDPSAGTGLPFVNFVLLSNDEVYLNRLEALVMTNRVQEAVDGLNFFLAARTEGYVASSDKKVDIAKLKALYPAEEGYLTPAFEMTNEQAIVMNAILEAKRREFIQEGQRWFDVKRFNIVVTHEFVSGEKLVLGKDDPRRQLPLPLHVTAAGIPDNPRN; encoded by the coding sequence ATGAAAAGAGTTAAAATATTAATTGCAAGCTTAATATTAGCTGCAAGTTTTACATCATGTAGTGATTTCTTATCTGAGATTCCAGATAACAGAACTCAGTTAGACTCTTCTGTAAAAATTGGAGAGCTTTTAGTTACTGCTTATCCTCAGTATGGTTATCCTTCATTTACAGAGTTAATGTCTGATAACGTTTGGGATTGTGGAGATGAAACAATGACAATTGACTATCATTTATCAGAATTTAAATGGGAGTTAGAAGAGAGAATATCTCAAGATTCACCTTCTGCTTATTGGGATGGTTGTTATAAAGCTATTGCTGCTGCAAACGAGGCGTTAGATGCTATTGATAAGCTTGGTAATGATGACGGTAAATTAAACGCATTAAGAGGTGAAGCATTAATGGCGAGAGCTTATGCACACCATATGTTAGTTCAATTATGGTCTAAAGCTTATAATCCAGCTACAGCTGCTTCAGATGTTGGTATTCCATACGTAAATAAACCAGAGCGTAAATTAATTCAAGAGTATTCAAGAGGTACTGTTCAAGAAGTTTATGCAAATATTGAAAAGGATTTATTAGAAGGTCTTCCATTATTAACGGATAATTATAAACAACCGAAATTTCACTTTAATAGAACAGCAGGACATGCATTTGCATCTCGTTTCTATCTAACTATGGGGAATTTTGAGAAGGTTTTAGAACATTCAGAATATTTAGCTGCTAATCCAAGTGCTTTTATTAGAGATTATGCTGAATTTAATGCAATTAACTTAAATGCTAAATTCCAACAGTATAGTAGACCATCTGTTAGAACTAACTTATTGTTAACTACTGCTGTTTCTTCTTATAACCGTTATAATAGATATTCTCGCTTCTGGTTAACAGGTGCTGACGAAGGAATCATTATGGGTGCGACTATTCAAAGTCAAGGTATAATTAACTCGAAAAACCCTTGGAATAAATGGTGGTTATATGATTCTGGTTCTTTCAATGGTCAAAAAACTATGGTTTATCCTAAATTAGGAGAGTACTTTAGATTAGATGATCCATCTGCTGGAACTGGGTTACCTTTCGTTAACTTTGTATTATTGAGTAACGATGAGGTTTATCTTAATAGATTAGAAGCTTTAGTAATGACTAATAGAGTTCAAGAAGCTGTTGACGGATTGAACTTCTTTTTAGCAGCTCGTACTGAAGGGTATGTTGCTTCTTCTGATAAGAAAGTTGATATTGCTAAATTGAAAGCATTATATCCTGCTGAAGAAGGTTATTTAACACCTGCCTTTGAAATGACAAATGAACAAGCTATTGTTATGAATGCTATTTTAGAAGCAAAACGTAGAGAGTTTATTCAAGAAGGACAAAGATGGTTCGATGTTAAGCGTTTCAATATTGTTGTAACACATGAATTTGTTTCAGGAGAGAAGTTAGTATTAGGAAAAGATGACCCAAGACGTCAATTACCTTTACCTCTACACGTAACAGCTGCTGGAATACCAGATAACCCAAGAAACTAA
- a CDS encoding substrate import-associated zinc metallohydrolase lipoprotein, which yields MKKIVRFVSLCCLTAMFGLTACSQEDSLGDSRLDTTPEQKNALDTWIDDNYTYPYNMAVFYKWDPYKVDQARFLTPIEVNKVQPALEVIKTIWLDSYKEIAGEMFVKKTAPRELVMVGSVNANTTNTVTLGLAEQGVRISLFSMNYLDTKNKAEVEEFIHTIQHEYVHILNQAIPFDEGEYGKISGAYRGDWQNGKLPEAFKLGFISTYARSNATEDFAEQASWMLKDINAYNKLVKDNPYPEGKAKIQQKEAFVVKYYKEAFGIDFYELCNLTTANTEKAVNKK from the coding sequence ATGAAGAAAATTGTAAGATTTGTAAGTTTATGTTGTTTAACTGCTATGTTCGGTTTAACAGCATGTTCTCAAGAAGATAGTTTAGGGGATTCAAGATTAGATACTACTCCTGAACAAAAAAATGCGTTGGATACATGGATTGATGATAACTACACTTATCCATACAATATGGCTGTTTTTTATAAATGGGATCCATATAAAGTTGACCAAGCACGTTTTTTAACTCCGATTGAAGTAAATAAAGTACAACCAGCTCTTGAAGTAATTAAGACTATTTGGTTAGATAGTTACAAAGAAATTGCTGGGGAAATGTTTGTTAAGAAAACTGCACCAAGAGAATTGGTAATGGTTGGGTCAGTAAATGCTAACACAACTAATACTGTAACTTTAGGGTTAGCTGAGCAAGGTGTAAGAATTTCTTTATTCTCAATGAATTATTTAGATACTAAGAATAAAGCAGAAGTTGAAGAATTTATTCATACTATTCAACACGAATATGTTCACATTTTAAACCAAGCTATTCCTTTTGATGAAGGAGAATATGGTAAGATTAGTGGTGCATATAGAGGTGACTGGCAAAATGGTAAATTACCAGAAGCATTTAAGTTAGGATTTATTTCTACTTACGCTCGTTCTAATGCTACTGAGGATTTTGCAGAACAAGCTTCTTGGATGTTAAAGGATATCAATGCTTATAACAAATTGGTGAAAGATAATCCATATCCAGAAGGAAAAGCTAAGATTCAACAAAAGGAGGCTTTCGTAGTTAAATATTACAAAGAAGCATTCGGAATTGATTTTTATGAGCTTTGTAACTTAACAACTGCAAATACAGAGAAAGCTGTTAACAAAAAATAA
- a CDS encoding DUF4302 domain-containing protein → MRKNILKAFIAFGAIAMFASCSSDNFESKFDENPTERFENRKKDLTNDLLSSEFGWKATYFTNDQKFGGYTHLMKFKDATNVEMISDFDYQSYNGLKVIESEYKIGWSTTVSLMFNTPNHIHMLGNNQIAPGKKGKGFEGDFEFLFNAKNGLDLDFITVRSGVNVKFERAQESDWEDIKFHYDTKNALNVKRNLVLVENGEETTFSFQFDRNTRWAWVLNADQTESVNGTGGIGIGFRKDGIVISPAIEFEDGTSVSEFVKDGTTYVAQVGTNRVIIK, encoded by the coding sequence ATGAGAAAAAATATATTAAAAGCTTTTATTGCTTTTGGAGCAATAGCTATGTTTGCTTCTTGTAGTAGTGATAACTTTGAAAGTAAGTTTGATGAAAATCCAACTGAACGTTTTGAGAATAGAAAAAAAGATTTAACAAACGATCTTTTATCAAGCGAGTTCGGATGGAAAGCTACCTACTTTACGAATGATCAAAAATTCGGTGGTTATACGCACTTAATGAAATTTAAAGATGCTACTAACGTTGAAATGATTAGTGATTTTGATTATCAAAGCTATAATGGTTTGAAAGTTATAGAAAGTGAGTATAAAATCGGATGGAGTACTACTGTAAGCTTGATGTTTAATACTCCTAACCATATTCATATGTTAGGAAATAATCAAATCGCACCTGGTAAAAAAGGAAAAGGTTTTGAAGGAGACTTTGAGTTCTTGTTTAATGCTAAAAATGGACTTGATTTAGATTTCATTACTGTTAGAAGTGGTGTGAATGTTAAATTCGAAAGAGCTCAAGAGAGCGATTGGGAAGATATTAAATTCCATTACGATACTAAGAATGCATTGAATGTAAAGAGAAATTTAGTATTAGTTGAAAATGGTGAAGAAACTACATTTAGTTTCCAATTTGACAGAAATACAAGATGGGCTTGGGTTTTAAATGCTGATCAAACAGAATCTGTAAATGGTACTGGTGGTATTGGAATCGGGTTTAGAAAAGATGGAATTGTTATTAGTCCAGCTATCGAATTCGAAGATGGAACTTCAGTTTCGGAATTTGTTAAAGATGGAACTACTTATGTAGCACAAGTTGGTACTAACAGAGTTATTATCAAATAA